Genomic segment of Bacteroides intestinalis DSM 17393:
CGTACATGGGTATCTGCCGTTACTATTCATAAGGGATGTATTGAAGATAATATTGAGCTGATACGAACCGGAATCAAGTCCATAGCCTCTACTATTAAGATTGTTCCGGAACAAGGTGACGAAGGTATTAAGGTGGATGGCAGTTTTCATCAGCATCGTCCGCAATTATATTCCGGCGGGTATGGTTTATCGTATGTAGATGATATTGCCTATTACTTGCAGTTGGTGAAAGGAACTGCTTTTGAGCCTTATTTTACACAAGAGAAAAAAGATATATTTATCAATCTCCTGATGGGGGGTCATCGGTTGTTGGGCTATCGGGAAACGTTCGATTTTGGTGCCATCGGCCGTAATATATCACGTCCCGAGGGACTGAGTAATATTTCCCCTGTCACGCTGGAATACATGGAGCAGAATGATCCTGGTCGTGCTGCTGATTATTCGGCCTGGAAGGAACATCTTTCCGGTGGTCCCTTTCCTGTTCCCGGTAATAAGTATTTTTGGAAATCGGACATGATGGTTCAGCATGGTGCCGGCTATTATCTTTCTGCCAAGGTGATTTCTACCCGGACCAATGGAACCGAAATGCTTAATAATGAGAACCTCAAAGGTTATAACCTGCCACTTGGTGCTACGAATATCCTTACTTCCGGGAAAGAATATGAAGGTATCTTCCCTGTATGGAATTGGAATAAAATACCGGGCACTACGGCTGTTCAACATCCGGATTCTGCTCGTCTTGAAGGGTATCTGTTCGGAAGAAACCGGTTTGGAGGTGGGGTAAGTAACGGTCGGAATGGAGTCATTGCTTACGAGCATTGCTATAGGGGGGTAAAGGCAAAAAAGGCTTACTTTTTTATGGATGATGTACTTTTGTGTTTAGGGACAGATATTGCGTCAGATGCTCCCGAAGAAGTGGTTACAACTGTTAATCAGTGTCTCTTTAAACGCGAAATGGTAGTTGGCAAAGAGGGAGTAACTACATCTGTTTACAAAGAAAATGCATCTGCCAAAAATCCGGCTTGGGTATATCATGATAAAGTAGGTTATTTATTTCCTTCAGGGGGGGATGTAACTGTCAGTAGTCCGAAACAAACCGGGGCTTGGAAGGATATTAATATCAGTGGGAGTGGGAAAAAGATTTCTGCTGATATATTTAATCTCTGGATCAGTCATGGAACAAAGGCTAAGGAGGGGAAATATGCGTATATGGTCGTTCCAGACAGAACTTTAGAGGAGTTCCGGACATTTGCGGCTGCACAGAATTATAAGATTATTCAAAATAGTTCTGTGGTACAGGCTGTTAAGTTGAACCATCAATACGCCGTTGTTTTTTATCATCCGGGAACAATTGATTTGGGAGAGGGGCTTACATTGGCTGCTGATAAACAAGTGATTGTCTATCTTGAACAGAAGGGAACAGGGTACGATATCTGGGTTGCTGATCCGCTTTATAGTCAGAAGAAGGTTTGTCTCTCTCTTAATGGCAGAGAAGTGCAGATTGCTTTTCCGGAGGGTGAACTGACTGGTAGTACGGCTTTTACGAATATTGCCACTCTCCAACCTTTTGATTTGCAATGTGAATATCTTAGTAATCCTTTAGGTATTGATATACAGCAACCTCGTTTGAGTTGGAAAATGGGAGCCACTATTCCGGCACGAGGACGGAAGCAGACTGCTTATCAGATTCTTGTAGCAAGCTCCCGGGATTTGCTTGATGCAGACCGTGGGGACCTTTGGGATAGCGGCTGTGTTAATTCTGCTGAGTCGGTGAATATTGTTTATGGAGGAGTACCTTTGCCTGCAGGACAAAGATGTTTCTGGAAAGTCCGTTTCTCCGACGAACATAATCACTGGTCAGCGTGGAGCACTCCTGCAAACTGGCGTATGGGGCTATTTGCTGCTGATTGGGTAGCACAATGGATAGGCAGTGCAGAAATGGAATCTCAGAGTGTGGGAGGTAAGAAAGTTAATAATGTAATGGCAGATCCCTGGTTCCGTAAAACATTTAATATGTCGGATATTCCACAGGATGCTGTTATTTATGTAGCTTCCATTGGTTATCATGAACTGTATGTCAATGGTCGGAAAGTAGGGGACGCTGTCCTTTCACCTTCAGTCACGGATCATAAATCACGTGCCCGCTACATGACATATGATATTAAGAACTATCTGAAAAAAGGTACTAATGTTATTGCTTTGTGGCTGGGTACTTCCTGGGCTGTTTTTCCGGCTTATCAGCAGAAGGACAGGCCGGCTATTCCGATGGCACTGGCTCAAGCTGAGATCGTATTATTTTCCGGGAAGAAGTTACGAATTGTTTCGGATAATACCTGGAAGACCCATGCAAGTCCCAATACCTTGTTAGGTTACTGGGAAGCGCATCACTTTGAAGGAGAATGTTATGATGCTGCTTTGGAAAAAGATGGGTGGAATACTCCGGATTTTGATGATTCCGGTTGGGCTATGGCAAAGGTCTATTCTACCGACGTTGTAGTATCCTCAGACCGTACGGAACCTAATCGTTTGATTCAAGAGATAACTCCTCTCTCTATTCAGGAAATTACTCCTGGTGTTTATAGAGTTGATATGGGCGTCAATTATGCCGGTTGGTTTGAAATGCAGCTTAAAGGCCAGCCTGGCGATTCAATCGTATTCCAATTCTCCGAGAGGGAAAAGGATGTTTGCAGTTATGGCATACACAGTATTTATAAAGTGGGGCCTAAACGGAAAGGAACTTTCTGCAATCGTTTTAATTATATGACAGGTCGTTGGGTACAAATCAGTGGTTTGCGCTATAAGCCAACAACAGACCAGATACGTGGTTGGATGATTCGTCCCGATTATCGCAGAAGCGGTGGATTTGAATGTGATATTCCCTTACTGAATAATATCTATCGTACCACTTTATGGACTTTGGAAAACCTTAGTTTAGGCAATTATGTGGTAGATTGTCCGCATCGTGAACGCTGTGGCTATGGTGGAGATGCTTTGGCTACCACGCGTACGGCTTTGGGGAATTATCAATTGGGAGCTTTCTATAATAAATGGATGGAAGATTGGCGGGATGTTCAAGAGGCAGATGGTAATGTTCCTTATACAGCTCCTACTCGTATTGGTGGTGGAGGTCCGTCTTGGAGCGGATTCTGTATCACATTGCCGTGGGAGTTTTATCGGCAATATGGAGATATACGCATCCTTTCGGAAAGTTTTCCGACAATCCAGCGCTGGCTTGATTTTTTAGAAACGAAGTCTCAGCATAATATGTTGGTACGCTGGGGAGGCAAGTGGAGTTTCTTGGGAGACTGGCTTTGGCCGGATGCATGGTCGGAACGATCAGCCATGGAAAAACAAGGAAAAGCACTTGGAGATACACGTGAGACGCTTTTTTTCAATAATTGCCATTGGATTTATAGTTTGGAGACAGCAGCAAGGATAGCCGATATTTTAGGCCATAAAACTGTGGCGGCTACTTATAGGAAGCGAGCCTCAGAAATCCGTAAAGCAGTACATACGACTTTCTTTGATTCCCGGAATAATAGTTATGTGAATGGTTATCCTTCGTATTTGGCCATTGCATTAATGGTTGATCTGCCTCCTGAAAATCTGAGGACCAAAGTCTGGAAACGTCTTGAACAGGAAATTCTTGTAAATCGTAAAGGGCATTTCTGGGGAGGGATAACTGCCGGTTCATTCCTGTTGCATACTTTACTGGATAATCATCGTGATGATTTGATTTTTGAGATGGCTATGAAAGAAGATTTTCCAGGTTGGGGGAATATGTTGGAAAAAGGTAATGGTACATTCTTTGAAGACTGGGAATGTCGTGGCTCGGCTTTGCATAGTTCTTATTTATACATAGGAAGCTGGTTTATTGAGGCTTTGGGAGGTATTCGACGTACGGAATCGGGATATAAACAATTTATCATTGAACCTTGGATTACGGAGAAAGGGCCTCAGCAGGTTCGTTCACATTATAATTCGATGTATGGGAATATAGAGTCCAACTGGGCGGTGAATTCTGGTGTCCTGAATCTTGAAGTTACTGTGCCTGCTAATACTACGGCTATTTTGAAGCTGTCCGATATAGATTTGGAAACCCTAAAAGAAGGAGATTCTATATGGAAAGAAGCGAAAGGAGTTAGCTTGTACACGCAGAAGGGAAAGGCTATCTCGCTTGCGTTGCAGTCCGGAACCTATCGTTTTTCAGTTACCATGAACTCAGGGCTTCAATAAAAAGTTGGATCAAGTTACTCTCACTTTCGCAGTCACCCATATCAGGACGATGCATTTGTTTGTTTTATATCAGGGATATATTCCTTCTCCCTTAGGAGTAGTCGGGTGTTGACCTTGGTTAACAAGCCTATCAACCTTGGTTGACGAGCCGATTAACCTTGGTTGATAGGCTTGTTAGCCAAGGTTAATACTCGGTAGTGTTTACTGTGGGGATGCAAAACCAACTGGGCAAAAAGAAATAATCAACGGCTTAGTGCTGATTCTCTGCATGAGCAGAATGTCAATACCTGCTCTTCTTTGCATATCAAATGATACATGATATGAAAACTCCTCTCGGTTCAATTATGGCTTGTACAAGTCTTCTTCATAGTGGCAAGACGGATATATATACCATTAAGGACAAATGGTTTATGATGATGTTGTGATGATAGTTCATTACATAGCGTTTCCTTATTTGGCTATTCCGTCGACAAAACTTCCCCTTTCGTAGATTTTATTTTCAGCTCTTCTTTCTCTCCCTTACATTTGCATCGTAATAAAAAAATGACGCAAAATGAAAAGTACCGGAAGATTATGGTTATTAGCTGTATGTCTGTTGTGTGGACTGGTCTGTACGCAAGCGCAGGAACAGGAAAAGAAGCAATTGCCTCGTGAAGTTCCCTCACCGAAAAAGGTCGCCCGTAAAATGACGGACCGGATGAAAGAAGAACTGCAATTGACAGACAAGCAATATGACAAGCTGTACAAGCTGAATCTGAAGGAACAACAAGAACATTTTGCAACCATGACTGAAAGAGGAAGCGGCCAGCGTCCTTCAATGGGAGGAGGTTTTGGAATGGGCGGCGGTCGCCCGCCAATGGATGGTGGAATGGGCCCCGGTATGGGAGGCGGTCGTCCGCCAATGGGAGCTCCAGGTGAACGTCCTGTAATGGAAAAGGACAATGTGGAGAAGATGCAGAAAGCTGCTGCCAAGAAGGAAAAGAAAATCAAGAAAATCCTGACGGCGGAACAATATGCAAAGTGGCAGGAAATGTGCCAACCACAAGAACCACCCCAACCACAGGATCATCCCCACAAGCCAAATTTGTAGAGACTCTCTCTAAATAGCGTTTTTTCATGTATTATTGACTGTGCCGTTCCACCCCCGTGAGGGGAGGGGACGGTTTTCTTTTTATGGGAATCTTTATCAGATATATTTTTTCTATATCTTTGCATCACTGATAATCTAATATGGAAAACATAACAATGAAATTGTCAACGATCAAAGTGATAAGACTCTTGCTGTTTATTGTCTTATTGCTTAACTCCCCGCTTCATGCACAAGATCACTATGCGTTTACTCCCATCGATTGCAGTGACGGACTTTCGGGCAACAGAGTCCGCAATATCATTCAGTTGCGGGATGGGCGCATTGCAATCAATGCCAATGAGATCGTCAGCATCTACGATGGAACTTCTTTTCAATATTTCCATTATAATAAAAGTAACATAATTCCTCTTAATGACTATGCCGGGCATCATCGCATTTATGTGAATGAGGGCTATATTTATATCAAAGACTGGTATAAGCTAATGGCCATCAACATTAATGAAGAACGCTTTGAACAGCATTTGGACGATCTGTTTAAGTCTTATGGTGTAAAGGGGGCGTTGGTGAACTTCTTTGTGGATGAGGCAGGTAATTATTGGATGCTGACGGATGATGATGTACTGCTGTACAGGGATTATGCCGGTGGGAAGACTGTTGAGTTTTTGAAGAATGTTTCAATGAACGGAGATGTACGTGACAGGCTTTTGGATATAGCGGTAGTAAATCAACAAGTCTTTTTGTTCTACAATTCAAGTCTCATGGTCTGTTATGATCTGGAAACATCCAGAGAATTGTATCGGGAATATGCACTGGATGAAAAGCAGGACAGGTCTGCTACTCTGTTGGTTGTCCCCCGGGGAAAGTACTTGTACTATTTGATGAATGGACGAAAGACTGAAGCTTTACGTTTTGATATTGAACTGCGTAAGTGGGAAGTAATATTAGAAACTGAATATAGGCTGAATGTGCTTTCTGTAGGCAAAGAGCACGATATATGGATAACTAGTCAGGCTGGCCTGTGGGTGTGTGACGAAAAACTGCAAAACAAACAATTTATCCCTACGCTGGAATTTGTAGATGGTAAAGAGATAAAAACGGAAGTCAGTACAGTCTTTAATGATAACCAGGGAGGAACTTGGATCGGGACTTTGGACAGAGGAATATGTTATTACCATCCTAATCGTTTCAAATTTAAAAATGTAGGTAAAGTGTTTTTCCCTAATATTGATCAGAATGGGGAAGTTAGTGTGTCGTGTTTTGTAGAAGATGCTCATGGTGGAATCCTGGTAGGTACCCGCCAGGGACTTTTACGGTACTCTTTATCTGAGAGCAAATTATCTTTTGAGGCAGGATTGCCCCGCAATTTACGGTGTAACGGGTTAACTAAAGATAGCCGGCAGCGGATATGGCTTTCATCGGTTGAGGCACTGTTCTGTATTCAGAATGGAAAGAGCAGAAGTTATCCTGTACGTGATGTAGCAAAGGTATTTGAAGCACCGGATAAGAACCTGTACATCTGTTCATATATAGATGGCCTGTGTCTTTTGAATCCTGATACTGGAGAACTTAAGAAGATAGAGGAAAGTGAAGGGCGACAAATCAACTCCGTTTCGCAGATCAGGAATTATAAAGAGGGCATGCTGATAGGAATCTGCAATTTAGGATTGTTTACCTATGATTATAAAAAGCAGGTTCTGACGGCACCGGTGTTTAAAGATAAAAAGGCCTGGCAAGATTTCTACGATCTTCATCATTATTCCGATCTGTATGTAGATAGCCGTAATTTGATTTGGCTTGCCACACAGGATGGCCTGATAGTCTGGAATCCGAAGAATGAAGAGATTAGGATGTTTTATATGGAAAACGGTTTGGTAAACAATAGTATACAGGCAATATCCGAAGATCGTCACCACGTGATGTGGATTACTACTTCTTATGGAATATCTTGTGTGAATGTAGTTCAGGAAGGAGGAAGAACAGAATACTCTTTTTCCAACTTTAATCATAGTGATGGAGTGATAGAACGGGAATTCTTGGAAAGATCCGTATATGTAACGAAGGATGATGTAATTCTGATGGGAGGAATTGATGGTTTCAACGAATTCCGAATTAATAAACTGCCTCCGGTGAAACAAGATATGAAACCTCTCTTCGTGAACTTTCATCTTTTCGGGAAAAAGGTGGAGATGGATAAGGCTTATGATGGCAATGTACTATTGAGCGAGCCTGTAAGCGCAACTCAAAAGATTATCTTGAATTATGACCAGAACTTTGTATCATTTGATTTCTCTGCACTGAACTATATCAATAGATCACAGACTCACTATCGCTACCGGCTGACGGGGTTGGATAAGGAGTGGCACGAAATAGTTTCTCCTACAGGGACAGGAACTGCCTCTTATGCCAATCTTCCTTCGGGTACGTATGATCTGGAAGTATATGCGGCAAACAACAGTAAGCAGTGGGGAAGTAACTGTGCAACTATACAAATCATTGTAAAGGACCCGTATTGGAAAACTCCTTTGGCTTATTTCATTTATTGCCTGTTGATTGCCCTTTCCATATATTGGGCTCTTTACAGTTATTTGCGAATGAATAAGAGGAAGTTGCAAAAAGCTCAGGAAGAAGAACTGAATCAAATGAAATTTCGCTTCTTTACCAATATAAGCCATGAATTCCGCACACCGCTGACTCTGATCATAACCCCATTGGAATCTCTTATTAAGGAAGTCGGCGACATAGCCCTGAAAAAGAGATTACAATCCATTTACCGTAATTCCAAAGAACTGTTGGACCTCGTCAATCAATTGTTGGACTTCAGGCGTTTGGAGGTTCATGGAGAGAAGCTGTTTCTTGTTAAGGGGAATATAGCGGAGTTTGTGTCTTCGATAAAATCCTCTTTTGATTATCTGGCTCAGGAAAAGGAGATTTCTTTTGAGATAGATGATAAGATTGCAGAAGATTTATATATAAGTTTCGACCGTGAGAAGATACAAAAGGTACTGAATAATCTATTGTCTAATGCATTCAAGTTCACACCTGCAGGAGGTATGGTGACGATAACTCTCGATACTTGTAAGGAACCGGACGGGGTACAGTACTTCCGTCTTTCCGTGAAAGATACCGGAGCAGGGATTCCTCGAAAGAACCTTTCCCATATTTTTGAGCGTTTCTATCAAGTGAAAGAGGAAGAAGATAAAATAGGTAGTGGAATCGGTCTTCATCTGGTGAAAGAGTATGTAGAGTTGCATTCCGGAAAGATAGAAGTGGAGAGTGAAGTAAATAAAGGCAGTTTGTTTACTGTATATCTACCTGTGCGTACTGATGTAGAAGTGGATACGGAGTTACCGAAAGAGGAAAATACTTTCATCGGGGATGAATTGAATCCTGATGTGGAAAGTGATCAGGACCTGCAAACGGATAAAGAGTACACTATACTTCTGGTTGAAGATAATAAAGAATTCCGGCATTACATGTTTGAACTGCTTTCCAAGAAATACAATGTATTGGAAGCCGGTGATGGGGAAGAAGGAGAACGGATTGCTACTACAAAGTTTCCCGATTTGATAATCAGTGATATCATGATGCCGAAGGTGGATGGTCTGGAGTTATGTAAACGCATCAAGTCCAATATACAGGTGTCGCATATCCCTGTCATATTACTGACTGCCCGTTCTACGGACGAAAGTAAATTGTTCGGGTACGAATCCGGTGCGGATGAATATATATCCAAACCGTTTAATCTGGATATTCTGTTATTGAGAATACAGAAACTGATAAACGAAGAGAAAGCCCGTCAGAGATCTTTTTCACAGGGAATAAATATTAATCCGGGAGAGGTTACCATCACTTCTATTGATGAACAGTTTATAGAGAAGGTTTGCGCATTGATTCAAAAGAATATAGATAATCCCGAATATTCAGTAGAGAAGCTGAGTGCTGATGTTGGGATGGAGCGTACGGTACTATATCGTAAATTGAATGCTATTGCCGGCCAGACTCCTTCTGATTTTATCCGTTCCATTCGTTTGAAGCATGCTGCTCAATTGCTGAATAAAGGATATCAGGTAGGTGAAGTGGCCGATATGGTTGGTTTCAATACTCCTAAATATTTCACAAAGTACTTCAAACAGGCGTTTGGTGTAACGCCTTCGCAGTATAAGACTAATATGACTGGGGAGAGTTGATTCATAACTTTCGGGTTATGAGCAAAATGTGATAAGGTGATAGGGTGATAAAGTGATAGCGGGATAACGCTCTGTGATATATAGCGCAGCCACTTTATCACCCTATCACCTTACCGCCTTATCACTCTTTTATTCCTTTCTTTTCCGATTAGTGTAATTAGTCGTATCTTATTGAATGTCGGTTTTTGCCAGTTAACTGGCAAGATTCAGGTAAACCCCTTGCCTACTGTGCATTTTTCCTTTGAAAACAACGAAATGTACCCTAAAAAGCAACAAGCTGACCCCTACTCAGAGTCGTCTTCCCGGTACTTTTGCAATTGAAATAACCGAGTATTAACCCATAAATCAATTGCCATGGAAAATGCACCTTAAAAGTCGTATCATGTTTTTTACCTTTATTTCTAACTTTAATTAATTAACCGTTTTATGAATTATTTAATGCATGAAAAATCATAATCTGTTTTTAACACCAGATTACCGGTATCGTTTACCGGAATCTAATTTTAAGAAACTAATACTTTCACTGATTATCCTTCTGAGTTTTGTTCATGTGGCAGCACAGAATAATATAAATATCAGTGGAACTGTTGTGGATGATCAGGGGGAAGCTGTGATAGGAGCCAGTGTAGTTGCTCAGAAAAGTAAGAATGGTACAATAACCGATGTGGAAGGTAATTTTAAACTGTCGGTTCGTTCTAATGATGTCCTGACTATCTCTTTTATAGGATATATCACCCAAACAGTTCCGGTGTCCGGCAAAAACAATATTGTTGTGACACTGAAAGAAAATAGTATGTTGCTGGATGAAGTAGTAGTCACTGGTTTTGGACTTGCCCAGAAGAAGGCTTCTGTTACGGGTGCAATTTCTTCTGTGGGTGCACAGGAATTGGCGCATGCAAAGTCGGTAACGGCTACAGGTGCACTGGTAGGTAAGCTCCCCGGTGTAAATTTCCGTCAGGATAACGGACGTCCGGGTGCCGCTCCCAATATCCAGATCAGAAACATGGGAACGCCCTTAATCATTATTGACGGTGTGCAGAAAGATTCCGGTAACCTGAATAACCTGGATTTTAATGATATCGAATCTGTTTCTGTATTGAAGGATGCTTCGGCGGCTATTTATGGTATGCAGGCCGCTAATGGTGTAGTGGTAATTACTACCAAAAGAGGACAGAAGAACCAAAAGTTGAAAGTCAATGTGAATGGGTATTATGGATGGCAGTTACCTTCTAACTATCCGAAACCCGCTTCGGCAGAAGATTATCTGGCAGCTATCATACAAACTGAAACTATAAATGGAACTCCGAGAACCGTTACGAAAGAAGAATACCAGAAATGGGTGGATAAGGTTGACGAAGAACATACCTCTTTCGACTGGTATAAATACATATGGGTAAGTGCTCCGCAATCCTATATCAATGCCAATGTTTCTGGTGGAACGGAGAAAGTTAGATATTATTTAAGTTTAGGACATATTGATCAGGAAGGAAATATCAGAGGCTTTAACGGTTTCAACAGAACCAATATGCAGTCTAATATCGACATTGATATTACGAATAGGTTCAAAGTCGGTGTAGCAATTAACGGACGCATAGAGACTACCGATAATCCGGGATTGCCGGGTGACGACTATAATCTGCCTATCTATGGGGCTTATAACAACCTGCCGACTAAAAAGCCTTATGCCAATAATAATCCTAAGTATCCGGCTATATCGGCACCTTGGGCTCAAGACAGTTTCGGCTGGATGAATTATGAACATGCGGGGAGATATAAAGATCAGTGGAAGGTCATTCAGATTAACGGTACTGCCGAATATGAAATACTGAAAGGCCTGAAAGCAAGAGGACTGTTCAGCTATTGGTTGGCAAACAGGAGACAGTCGAACCGGGAATACTCCTATAAATTCTATGAGTATGACAAGGAAAATGATGTCTATAATGTTGTGGAAACAGGTACGGCACGTTATACGGAAAGAAGTATGGAGATGAAAGAAGAACTGACTTCCAATATTCAACTGTCGTATGAAAATACGTTTGCACTTCATCATGTGAATGCGGTTGTGGGCTTTGAGGCAAAGAAAGGCACTTATCCAAGAATGTATGCATTGGGAAATCCTCCGGCAAACGGAATCCCTTATATTGATAAAACCAGTCTGTCTACTTTTACCGATGGTATTGGTAACCCGCAGACACGTATGGGATATATAGGTCGCCTGAACTACGACTACGCAAATAAGTACATCATCGAATTATCCGGTAGATATGATGGCTCTTACCGGTATAAACGGGGGAAACGTTGGGGATTCTTCCCATCGGCTTCTATCGGTTACCGGGTTACGGAAGAGAAGTTCTGGCAGGATGTCGATTTCCTGAAAGACAATATCACCAATCTGAAAATCCGTGCTTCTTATGGTGTGTTAGGTGAAGAATTGGGTACGGCTTTAAGCCATATTGTTGGCTATAATTATAATGACGGTGGTGCTGTGATTGACGGTGGGCTGGTTACCGGTAGTACTGTTACAGGATTAGCGACCGATAATATCACATGGGGTAAATCGAAGATACTGAATATCGGTATTGATCTGGGCTTCCTGGATAATCGCCTGAATGCTTCTTTTGACTATTTCAACAGAGATCAGACTGGATTGCTGGCAAGCCGTTATGATGTGCAGATCCCGGAAGAAGTGGGATTCTCACTGCCTCAGGAAAACCTGAACTCTAATTATGCCAGGGGATTCGATGCCTCTGTGAATTGGAGAGACCGAATCGGAGATGTGAATTATACAGTAGGAGGTAATGTTACTTATTCACGTTGGTATGTGGGAGACCGGTACAAGCCCAGATTCTCCAGTGAATGGCAGAAGTTCCGTTATCAGGCAGGAAATATAACAGGACGCTATACGGATGTGGAGTTCTCGCTCGTTTCGGATGGACAATTCCAGAGTTGGGAAGAAATAGCAAATCACCCTATTGATCAGGACCATCAAGGTAATATAACTTTGAAGCCCGGTGATGCAAAATATAAAGATATGAATGGAGATGGCTTAATTAATGATGCTGACTGGCGTGCAATTGGTTATCGTAAAGGAGGTACTCCGTGGGTTAATTTTGCATTTAATTTGGCCTTAGATTGGAAGGGGATTGACTTCCGTGCAGATTTCGTAGGTGCGACTGCCTATACTTATGTTCAACAAGGTTTTTTGAGATACTTTGATTCTAATAAAAATCTATCTCAATATCTTTGGAATAATTCAACCAGACTCGTGGATATCTGGGATGCTGACAGTGGTTTTAATATTGGTAAATATCCGTTGGCTTTACGTACCCGGAATAGCAGTGATTGTACACATTGGCCTAGTGATTTCTGGTATACCAATATG
This window contains:
- a CDS encoding family 78 glycoside hydrolase catalytic domain; the protein is MKRLKLIFCLLCLCCSLTEAKEVQVDAQKEVDEMTGRLVASYLEAKVDEDVIAGYATALRSDGSFPDLDYITVYEGSFYPAGSHLKRLKSMAIAYRKPGNKYYNSGKLLKQIVAGIDYWYKVRPKSGNWWFGDIGAPQDYMVPLILLKGKISEKKLLHYSSYLRDLTGNKGHKGKNRTWVSAVTIHKGCIEDNIELIRTGIKSIASTIKIVPEQGDEGIKVDGSFHQHRPQLYSGGYGLSYVDDIAYYLQLVKGTAFEPYFTQEKKDIFINLLMGGHRLLGYRETFDFGAIGRNISRPEGLSNISPVTLEYMEQNDPGRAADYSAWKEHLSGGPFPVPGNKYFWKSDMMVQHGAGYYLSAKVISTRTNGTEMLNNENLKGYNLPLGATNILTSGKEYEGIFPVWNWNKIPGTTAVQHPDSARLEGYLFGRNRFGGGVSNGRNGVIAYEHCYRGVKAKKAYFFMDDVLLCLGTDIASDAPEEVVTTVNQCLFKREMVVGKEGVTTSVYKENASAKNPAWVYHDKVGYLFPSGGDVTVSSPKQTGAWKDINISGSGKKISADIFNLWISHGTKAKEGKYAYMVVPDRTLEEFRTFAAAQNYKIIQNSSVVQAVKLNHQYAVVFYHPGTIDLGEGLTLAADKQVIVYLEQKGTGYDIWVADPLYSQKKVCLSLNGREVQIAFPEGELTGSTAFTNIATLQPFDLQCEYLSNPLGIDIQQPRLSWKMGATIPARGRKQTAYQILVASSRDLLDADRGDLWDSGCVNSAESVNIVYGGVPLPAGQRCFWKVRFSDEHNHWSAWSTPANWRMGLFAADWVAQWIGSAEMESQSVGGKKVNNVMADPWFRKTFNMSDIPQDAVIYVASIGYHELYVNGRKVGDAVLSPSVTDHKSRARYMTYDIKNYLKKGTNVIALWLGTSWAVFPAYQQKDRPAIPMALAQAEIVLFSGKKLRIVSDNTWKTHASPNTLLGYWEAHHFEGECYDAALEKDGWNTPDFDDSGWAMAKVYSTDVVVSSDRTEPNRLIQEITPLSIQEITPGVYRVDMGVNYAGWFEMQLKGQPGDSIVFQFSEREKDVCSYGIHSIYKVGPKRKGTFCNRFNYMTGRWVQISGLRYKPTTDQIRGWMIRPDYRRSGGFECDIPLLNNIYRTTLWTLENLSLGNYVVDCPHRERCGYGGDALATTRTALGNYQLGAFYNKWMEDWRDVQEADGNVPYTAPTRIGGGGPSWSGFCITLPWEFYRQYGDIRILSESFPTIQRWLDFLETKSQHNMLVRWGGKWSFLGDWLWPDAWSERSAMEKQGKALGDTRETLFFNNCHWIYSLETAARIADILGHKTVAATYRKRASEIRKAVHTTFFDSRNNSYVNGYPSYLAIALMVDLPPENLRTKVWKRLEQEILVNRKGHFWGGITAGSFLLHTLLDNHRDDLIFEMAMKEDFPGWGNMLEKGNGTFFEDWECRGSALHSSYLYIGSWFIEALGGIRRTESGYKQFIIEPWITEKGPQQVRSHYNSMYGNIESNWAVNSGVLNLEVTVPANTTAILKLSDIDLETLKEGDSIWKEAKGVSLYTQKGKAISLALQSGTYRFSVTMNSGLQ
- a CDS encoding DUF4890 domain-containing protein; translation: MKSTGRLWLLAVCLLCGLVCTQAQEQEKKQLPREVPSPKKVARKMTDRMKEELQLTDKQYDKLYKLNLKEQQEHFATMTERGSGQRPSMGGGFGMGGGRPPMDGGMGPGMGGGRPPMGAPGERPVMEKDNVEKMQKAAAKKEKKIKKILTAEQYAKWQEMCQPQEPPQPQDHPHKPNL